In Cedecea neteri, a single genomic region encodes these proteins:
- the nrdF gene encoding class 1b ribonucleoside-diphosphate reductase subunit beta, translating to MTQLTRVSAINWNKIEDDKDLEVWNRLTSNFWLPEKVPLSNDIPAWQSLSEQEQQLVIRVFTGLTLLDTIQNTVGAPALMADSLTPHEEAVMSNISFMEAVHARSYSSIFSTLCQTKDVDAAYDWSEQNEALQRKASIILGHYRDNDPLKKKIASVFLESFLFYSGFWLPMYYSSRGKLTNTADLIRLIIRDEAVHGYYIGYKYQKALVQQSPERQTELQNFALDLLMDLYDNELAYSETLYRELGWEDEVKAFLSYNANKALMNLGYQALFPAEMADVNPAILAALSPNADENHDFFSGSGSSYVMGKAVETEDEDWDF from the coding sequence ATGACGCAACTGACGCGCGTAAGCGCCATCAACTGGAACAAAATCGAGGACGATAAAGACCTCGAGGTCTGGAACCGCCTGACCAGTAACTTCTGGCTGCCGGAGAAGGTGCCGCTCTCTAATGACATTCCGGCCTGGCAATCGCTCAGCGAGCAGGAGCAGCAGCTCGTTATCCGCGTGTTTACCGGGCTGACGCTGCTGGACACGATTCAGAATACCGTGGGCGCCCCGGCGCTGATGGCCGATTCGCTGACGCCACACGAAGAGGCAGTGATGTCGAATATCAGCTTTATGGAAGCGGTACACGCCCGTTCCTACAGCTCGATATTTTCCACGCTCTGCCAGACCAAAGACGTGGACGCCGCCTACGACTGGAGCGAGCAGAACGAAGCCTTGCAGCGTAAAGCCTCGATTATTCTGGGCCATTATCGGGACAACGACCCGTTGAAGAAGAAAATTGCCAGCGTGTTCCTTGAGTCCTTCCTGTTTTACTCTGGCTTCTGGCTGCCGATGTATTACTCCAGCCGCGGCAAGCTCACCAACACCGCCGATCTCATCCGGCTGATCATCCGCGACGAGGCGGTGCACGGCTATTACATCGGCTACAAGTACCAGAAAGCGCTGGTGCAGCAGAGCCCCGAACGCCAGACCGAGCTGCAAAACTTTGCCCTCGATCTGCTGATGGATCTCTACGATAACGAGCTGGCGTACAGCGAAACGCTTTACCGTGAACTGGGCTGGGAAGACGAGGTGAAGGCGTTTCTGAGCTACAACGCCAATAAAGCACTGATGAACCTGGGCTACCAGGCGCTGTTTCCGGCGGAGATGGCGGACGTTAACCCGGCCATTCTCGCCGCGCTGTCTCCCAATGCCGACGAGAACCACGATTTCTTCTCCGGCTCAGGCTCCTCCTACGTGATGGGCAAGGCGGTGGAAACCGAGGACGAGGACTGGGATTTCTAG
- a CDS encoding alginate lyase family protein — protein MSLFRCSVLALLCGCAPLAFGAPLLLDTAQLAHSKQEISQQNPDLMPAWQALKHKADQALIHPLYSITQKSPGAPAGDPHDYYSFSDYWWPDPKSPDGLPWVRKDGQINPAAVGKQSDKARLNSMTDDVWNLALAWQLSGKDAYADKARQQLVNWFITPETRMTPNLAHAQTIPGRKGVRGTGILDGRGFVRLIDAIELLHDGGKLDDKTWRSLRQWYRDYYQWLTTSENGQKEAAAENNHGTWYDVQAAAIALWLGDKDAAKQRLISATQRIPVQFDAKGVPVTEIERTRSWHYSNFILDAWNPLGLLGEKVGVNVWQAKSGEHSLENGYLYIAQFVDSQTPWPWPNIEPFKPDEALENIVTAAHAWRENNTFTDKAKWLLNRNKTAVINLISQP, from the coding sequence ATGTCGTTATTTCGTTGTTCTGTTTTGGCGCTGCTTTGCGGCTGCGCACCGTTAGCCTTTGGCGCCCCGCTGCTGCTGGACACGGCACAGCTGGCGCACAGTAAGCAAGAGATTAGCCAGCAAAATCCCGATCTCATGCCCGCCTGGCAAGCCCTCAAGCATAAAGCCGACCAGGCGCTGATTCATCCGCTCTACAGCATCACCCAAAAAAGCCCCGGTGCGCCGGCAGGCGATCCCCACGACTATTACAGCTTTTCTGACTACTGGTGGCCCGATCCTAAAAGCCCCGATGGCCTGCCGTGGGTGCGAAAAGATGGCCAGATCAACCCCGCCGCCGTCGGCAAACAAAGTGACAAAGCCCGCCTGAACAGCATGACGGATGACGTATGGAATCTGGCGCTGGCCTGGCAACTTTCCGGCAAAGATGCCTACGCGGATAAAGCCCGCCAGCAGCTGGTGAACTGGTTTATCACGCCGGAAACCCGTATGACGCCGAATCTAGCTCACGCCCAAACCATTCCCGGGCGAAAAGGCGTGCGCGGCACTGGTATTCTCGATGGACGCGGCTTTGTGCGGCTGATCGACGCCATTGAACTGCTGCACGACGGCGGCAAACTGGACGATAAAACCTGGCGCTCGCTGAGGCAGTGGTATCGGGATTATTATCAATGGCTGACCACCAGCGAAAACGGCCAAAAAGAGGCTGCGGCTGAAAATAACCACGGCACCTGGTACGACGTTCAGGCCGCCGCGATTGCCCTGTGGCTGGGGGATAAGGACGCGGCCAAACAGCGTTTGATTTCTGCCACCCAGCGCATTCCGGTGCAGTTTGACGCCAAAGGCGTGCCGGTGACCGAAATTGAGCGCACCAGATCCTGGCATTACAGCAACTTTATTCTGGATGCCTGGAACCCGTTAGGGCTGTTGGGTGAAAAAGTTGGGGTCAATGTCTGGCAGGCCAAAAGTGGTGAACACAGCCTGGAAAATGGCTACCTGTATATCGCCCAGTTTGTCGATAGCCAAACCCCGTGGCCCTGGCCCAATATAGAGCCCTTCAAGCCTGATGAAGCCCTGGAGAATATTGTTACCGCCGCACATGCCTGGCGGGAAAATAATACATTTACAGATAAAGCCAAATGGCTGCTGAACCGGAATAAAACTGCCGTTATTAATTTAATTTCTCAGCCGTAA
- the proV gene encoding glycine betaine/L-proline ABC transporter ATP-binding protein ProV — MAIKLEVKNLYKVFGEHPQRAFKYIEKGISKSELLEKTGLSLGVKDASLAIEEGEIFVIMGLSGSGKSTMVRLLNRLIEPTRGQVLIDGIDIAKISDSELREVRKKKIAMVFQSFALMPHMTVLNNAAFGMELAGISVKERHEKALDALRQVGLENYAHAYPDELSGGMRQRVGLARALAINPDILLMDEAFSALDPLIRTEMQDELIKLQAKHQRTIVFISHDLDEAMRIGDRIAIMQGGEVVQVGTPDEILNNPANDYVRTFFRGVDISQVFSAKDIARRSPAGLLRKTSGFGPRSALKLLQDDDREYGYVIERGQKFLGIVSTDSLKAALAAGEGLDHAFLASPEAVSAETSLSDLLSHVGQAPCAVPVVSEEGQYVGIISKGVLLQALDREGASQ; from the coding sequence ATGGCAATTAAATTAGAAGTAAAAAATTTATATAAAGTATTTGGCGAGCATCCGCAGCGCGCATTCAAATACATTGAGAAGGGCATTTCCAAGAGTGAATTACTGGAAAAAACGGGTCTGTCGCTTGGCGTAAAAGACGCCAGTCTGGCCATTGAAGAAGGCGAGATTTTTGTCATCATGGGGTTGTCCGGCTCAGGAAAATCCACCATGGTTCGCCTTCTCAATCGCCTGATTGAACCCACCCGTGGACAGGTGCTGATTGACGGCATTGATATTGCCAAAATATCAGACTCAGAACTCCGCGAGGTGCGCAAAAAAAAGATCGCAATGGTCTTCCAGTCCTTTGCTTTAATGCCGCATATGACGGTATTAAATAATGCCGCTTTCGGTATGGAACTTGCGGGAATTTCGGTCAAAGAACGGCATGAAAAAGCGCTGGATGCGCTGCGTCAGGTCGGGCTTGAGAATTATGCCCATGCTTACCCCGATGAATTGTCCGGCGGAATGCGTCAGCGCGTAGGTTTAGCCCGTGCGCTGGCCATTAATCCAGACATATTACTTATGGATGAAGCCTTCTCCGCGCTCGACCCTTTAATTCGAACCGAAATGCAGGACGAATTAATTAAGCTGCAGGCAAAACATCAGCGCACCATCGTGTTTATTTCCCACGATCTCGACGAAGCCATGCGTATTGGCGATCGCATTGCCATTATGCAGGGCGGTGAAGTGGTGCAGGTCGGCACGCCGGATGAAATCCTTAACAATCCGGCGAACGATTACGTGCGCACCTTCTTCCGCGGCGTGGACATCAGCCAGGTCTTTAGCGCCAAAGATATCGCCCGCCGTAGTCCGGCTGGGTTACTGCGTAAAACCAGCGGTTTTGGCCCTCGTTCGGCGTTGAAACTGCTGCAGGATGACGACCGCGAATATGGATATGTCATTGAGCGCGGACAAAAATTCCTTGGCATCGTCTCCACCGATTCGCTAAAAGCGGCGCTGGCGGCGGGCGAAGGTCTGGACCATGCGTTCCTGGCTTCCCCGGAGGCGGTTTCCGCCGAAACCTCGCTGAGCGATCTGCTCTCTCATGTCGGCCAGGCTCCGTGCGCGGTGCCGGTGGTCAGTGAAGAGGGGCAGTACGTGGGCATCATCTCAAAAGGGGTGCTGCTGCAGGCATTAGATCGTGAGGGGGCAAGTCAATGA
- the proW gene encoding glycine betaine/L-proline ABC transporter permease ProW, giving the protein MSDANNPWDTGSAATDAATSQAAGSADAWGAPASDAATSGGADWLNSAPAAAPEHFNILDPFHKTLIPLDSWVTEGIDWVVTHFRPVFQGIRVPVDYILSGFQQLLLGMPAPVAIIVFALIAWQMSSLGMGVATLISLVAIGAIGAWSQAMVTLALVLTALLFCMVLGLPLGIWLARSERAAKIVRPLLDAMQTTPAFVYLVPIVMLFGIGNVPGVVVTIIFALPPIVRLTILGIKQVPEDLVEAARSFGASPRQMLFKVQLPLATPTIMAGVNQTLMLALSMVVIASMIAVGGLGQMVLRGIGRLDMGLATVGGVGIVILAIILDRLTQSIGRDSRSRGNRRWYTTGPLGLVTRPFMK; this is encoded by the coding sequence ATGAGTGACGCAAATAATCCGTGGGATACCGGCAGCGCGGCAACAGACGCCGCAACCAGTCAGGCAGCAGGGTCTGCAGACGCATGGGGCGCTCCGGCGTCGGATGCGGCCACCAGCGGAGGCGCTGACTGGCTGAATTCAGCCCCGGCAGCCGCGCCTGAGCATTTCAATATTCTGGATCCGTTCCACAAAACGCTGATCCCTCTCGACAGCTGGGTGACGGAGGGGATCGACTGGGTGGTGACCCATTTCCGCCCGGTGTTCCAGGGCATTCGCGTGCCGGTGGATTATATTCTCAGCGGCTTCCAGCAGCTGCTTTTGGGGATGCCCGCCCCGGTCGCGATTATCGTCTTTGCGCTGATTGCCTGGCAGATGTCCAGCCTCGGCATGGGCGTCGCCACGCTGATCTCGCTGGTCGCCATTGGGGCGATTGGTGCCTGGTCGCAGGCGATGGTCACCCTGGCGCTGGTGCTGACGGCCCTGCTGTTTTGTATGGTGCTCGGTCTGCCTCTCGGGATTTGGCTGGCGCGCAGCGAACGTGCGGCGAAAATCGTTCGCCCATTGCTCGATGCCATGCAGACCACCCCGGCGTTTGTTTACCTGGTGCCTATCGTGATGCTGTTCGGCATCGGCAACGTGCCTGGCGTGGTGGTGACGATAATCTTTGCCCTGCCGCCTATCGTACGCCTGACTATCCTGGGCATTAAGCAGGTGCCGGAAGATTTGGTTGAAGCGGCGCGTTCATTCGGTGCCAGCCCGCGCCAGATGTTGTTCAAAGTGCAGCTCCCGCTGGCGACGCCAACCATTATGGCCGGCGTTAACCAGACGCTGATGCTGGCGCTGTCGATGGTGGTTATCGCGTCGATGATCGCCGTGGGCGGACTCGGCCAGATGGTGCTGCGCGGCATTGGCCGCCTCGATATGGGTCTGGCTACGGTCGGTGGCGTGGGGATCGTGATCCTCGCCATTATTCTCGACCGCCTGACTCAGTCCATTGGGCGCGACTCCCGCTCCCGTGGCAACCGCCGCTGGTATACCACCGGCCCGCTGGGTCTTGTGACCCGTCCCTTCATGAAATAA
- the proX gene encoding glycine betaine/L-proline ABC transporter substrate-binding protein ProX — protein sequence MRHNAILATALATLVTTSAFAADLPGKGITVQPVQSTIAEETFQTLLVSRALEKMGYTVNKPSEVDYNVGYTSIASGDATFTAVNWQPLHDDMYSAAGGSKKFYREGTFVTGAAQGYLIDKKTADQYHITNIEQLKDPKIAKLFDSNGDGKADMMGCTPGWGCEAVINHQNEAYKLANTVTVNHGNYSAMMADTIARFKEGKPVLYYTWTPYWVSDVLKPGKDVVWLQVPFSSLPGEQKDIDTKLPNGANYGFPVNTMHIVANKAWAEKNPQAAKLFAIMKLPLADINAQNAMMHNGKSSEADINGHVDGWIKAHQAQFDGWVKEALAAK from the coding sequence ATGCGACACAACGCTATTTTAGCCACAGCTCTTGCGACACTCGTTACCACCAGCGCTTTTGCCGCGGACCTGCCGGGCAAAGGCATTACCGTTCAACCGGTACAGAGCACCATAGCCGAAGAAACCTTCCAGACGCTGCTGGTTAGCCGCGCGCTGGAGAAAATGGGCTACACCGTGAACAAGCCAAGTGAAGTCGACTATAACGTCGGCTACACCTCCATCGCTTCCGGCGACGCCACCTTCACCGCCGTTAACTGGCAGCCGCTGCATGATGATATGTACTCCGCGGCGGGCGGGAGCAAGAAATTCTACCGGGAAGGGACCTTCGTGACCGGCGCGGCTCAGGGCTACCTTATCGATAAAAAAACCGCCGACCAGTACCACATCACCAATATCGAGCAGCTTAAAGATCCGAAAATCGCCAAACTGTTCGACAGCAACGGCGATGGCAAAGCTGACATGATGGGCTGTACGCCAGGCTGGGGCTGCGAGGCGGTGATTAATCACCAGAATGAAGCCTATAAGCTGGCGAACACCGTGACCGTGAATCACGGCAACTACTCGGCGATGATGGCCGACACTATCGCGCGCTTCAAAGAAGGTAAGCCGGTGCTGTATTACACCTGGACGCCGTACTGGGTGAGCGATGTGCTGAAGCCGGGCAAAGACGTGGTATGGCTGCAGGTGCCGTTCTCTTCCCTGCCGGGCGAGCAGAAAGATATTGATACTAAACTGCCTAACGGGGCGAACTACGGCTTCCCGGTGAACACCATGCACATTGTGGCCAACAAGGCCTGGGCCGAGAAAAACCCACAGGCGGCGAAGCTGTTTGCCATCATGAAATTGCCGCTGGCGGATATCAATGCCCAGAATGCGATGATGCATAACGGTAAGTCTTCTGAGGCCGACATTAACGGCCACGTCGACGGCTGGATTAAGGCGCACCAGGCGCAGTTTGACGGCTGGGTGAAAGAGGCATTAGCGGCGAAATAA
- a CDS encoding MFS transporter yields MKNNTHELSPALIVLMSVATGLAVASNYYAQPLLDTIANAFSLSVNQAGFIVTTAQLGYAAGLLLLVPLGDMFERRGLIVFMTLLAAGGMLITATSQSLWMMILGTALTGLFSVVAQILVPFAATLAAPEKRGKVVGTIMSGLLLGILLARTVAGLLASLGGWRTVYWVASVLMALMALALWRGLPQVKQDSHLNYPQLLTSIFSLFIKNSLLRTRALLGCLTFANFSILWTSMAFLLASPPFNYSEGVIGLFGLAGAAGALGARPAGGLVDKGKGHHTTTIGLLLLLLSWAAIAFGQFSAIALIVGILVLDLTVQGVHITNQSLIYRMMPEARNRLTAGYMTSYFIGGAAGSLISASAYQHAGWNGVCIAGASVALLNLVVWWRGYQRQAD; encoded by the coding sequence ATGAAAAACAACACTCACGAACTCAGCCCGGCGCTGATCGTCCTGATGTCCGTCGCGACCGGCCTCGCGGTTGCCAGCAACTACTACGCGCAGCCGCTGCTCGATACCATCGCAAACGCCTTTTCGCTCTCGGTGAATCAGGCCGGTTTTATCGTTACCACTGCCCAGCTCGGCTATGCCGCAGGCCTGTTACTGCTGGTGCCGCTTGGCGACATGTTCGAGCGCCGGGGGCTGATCGTCTTTATGACGCTGCTGGCGGCAGGTGGGATGCTGATCACCGCCACCAGCCAGTCCCTGTGGATGATGATTCTGGGTACCGCGCTGACCGGGCTTTTCTCCGTGGTGGCGCAGATTCTTGTGCCGTTTGCCGCGACGCTCGCGGCACCGGAAAAGCGCGGGAAAGTGGTCGGGACTATCATGAGCGGGCTGCTGCTTGGGATCCTGCTGGCACGTACCGTGGCCGGTTTGTTGGCAAGCCTTGGCGGCTGGCGCACCGTTTATTGGGTTGCCAGCGTGTTGATGGCGCTGATGGCGCTGGCCCTGTGGCGCGGACTGCCGCAGGTGAAGCAGGACAGCCACCTCAACTACCCGCAGCTGCTGACCTCTATCTTCAGCCTGTTTATTAAAAATAGCCTGCTGCGCACCCGCGCCCTGCTGGGCTGCCTGACCTTTGCCAACTTCAGCATTCTCTGGACGTCGATGGCGTTCCTGCTGGCTTCCCCGCCGTTTAACTATTCCGAAGGGGTCATCGGTCTGTTCGGCCTTGCGGGAGCTGCTGGCGCACTCGGCGCTCGCCCCGCTGGCGGGCTGGTTGATAAAGGCAAAGGGCACCACACCACCACTATTGGCCTGCTGCTGCTGTTACTTTCCTGGGCAGCGATCGCTTTTGGTCAGTTCTCTGCCATCGCCCTGATTGTGGGTATTCTGGTGCTGGATCTCACCGTCCAGGGTGTCCACATCACCAACCAGAGCCTGATCTATCGCATGATGCCGGAAGCCCGTAACCGACTGACCGCCGGGTACATGACCAGCTACTTCATTGGCGGCGCGGCGGGGTCTCTAATTTCAGCGAGCGCTTACCAACATGCTGGCTGGAACGGGGTGTGTATTGCTGGCGCCAGCGTCGCCCTACTAAATTTGGTAGTGTGGTGGCGCGGATACCAGCGGCAGGCCGATTAG
- the mprA gene encoding transcriptional repressor MprA, translated as MDSSFTPIEQMLKFRAKRYQEFPYQEVLLTRLCMHMQGKLLENRNKMLKAQGINETLFMALITLESQENHSIQPSELSCALGSSRTNATRIADELEKRGWIERRESDNDRRCLHLHLTEKGHEFLRQVLPPQHNCLHQLWSALDADEKTQLETITRKLLNRLDQMEEDKVILEALS; from the coding sequence ATGGATAGTTCGTTCACGCCCATAGAACAAATGCTGAAGTTCCGCGCCAAACGTTATCAGGAGTTCCCGTACCAGGAAGTTCTGTTGACGCGTCTTTGTATGCACATGCAGGGTAAACTGCTGGAAAACCGCAATAAGATGCTGAAGGCGCAGGGGATCAACGAGACCTTATTCATGGCACTCATTACCCTTGAGTCCCAGGAAAACCATAGCATCCAGCCTTCTGAACTGAGCTGCGCGCTGGGTTCATCCCGCACTAACGCCACGCGTATTGCCGATGAGCTGGAAAAACGCGGCTGGATTGAGCGCCGTGAAAGCGACAACGACCGCCGCTGCCTGCATCTGCATTTGACCGAAAAAGGTCACGAATTCCTGCGTCAGGTACTGCCACCGCAGCATAACTGCCTGCATCAACTGTGGTCCGCTCTGGATGCTGACGAAAAAACACAGCTGGAAACAATCACCCGTAAGCTGCTCAACCGCCTCGACCAGATGGAAGAGGACAAAGTGATCCTTGAAGCTCTGAGCTAA
- the emrA gene encoding multidrug efflux MFS transporter periplasmic adaptor subunit EmrA: MSANAETQAPQQPANKKGKRKSALILLTLLFVIIAVAYGIYWFLVLRHYEETDDAYVAGNQVQIMAQVSGSVTKVWADNTDYVKQGDVLVSLDRADAEQAFEKAKTQLASSVRQTRQLMINSKQYQANIELQKTALAQAQSDLNRRIPLGSANLIGREELQHARDAVTSAQAQLDVAVQQYNANQAMILGTKLEEQPAVQQAATEVRNSWMALQRTTIVSPMTGYVSRRAVQVGAQISPSTALMAIVPASGMWVDANFKETQLAHMRIGQTATIVSDIYGDDVKYTGKVVGLDMGTGSAFSLLPAQNATGNWIKVVQRLPVRIELDAKQVEQHPLRIGLSTLVNVDTSNRDGSVLSSQTRTTPVYESNARELNLTPANQLIDQIIQANAG, encoded by the coding sequence ATGAGCGCAAATGCGGAGACTCAAGCCCCGCAGCAACCGGCTAACAAGAAGGGGAAGCGTAAAAGCGCCCTGATCTTGTTGACCTTGCTCTTTGTCATTATTGCTGTGGCATATGGAATCTATTGGTTTTTGGTGCTGCGTCACTATGAAGAGACCGATGATGCTTATGTGGCAGGAAATCAGGTGCAGATCATGGCCCAGGTTTCCGGTAGCGTCACCAAAGTCTGGGCGGACAATACCGATTATGTGAAACAGGGTGACGTGCTGGTCAGCCTCGACCGCGCCGACGCAGAACAGGCGTTCGAGAAGGCCAAAACCCAACTGGCCTCCAGCGTGCGGCAGACTCGCCAGCTGATGATCAACAGCAAGCAGTATCAGGCCAATATCGAACTGCAGAAAACGGCTCTGGCACAGGCGCAAAGCGACCTGAACCGCCGTATTCCGCTGGGCAGTGCCAATCTGATTGGCCGCGAAGAACTGCAGCACGCCCGTGATGCGGTCACCAGCGCTCAGGCTCAGTTGGATGTGGCCGTGCAGCAATACAACGCCAACCAGGCCATGATTCTCGGTACCAAACTGGAAGAGCAGCCTGCGGTTCAACAGGCGGCGACCGAAGTGCGTAACAGCTGGATGGCGCTGCAGCGCACCACTATCGTTAGCCCAATGACCGGCTATGTTTCCCGCCGTGCCGTGCAGGTTGGCGCCCAAATTAGCCCGTCCACGGCGCTGATGGCTATCGTGCCTGCAAGCGGTATGTGGGTTGACGCTAACTTTAAAGAAACTCAGCTGGCGCATATGCGCATTGGCCAGACAGCCACCATCGTCAGCGATATCTACGGTGATGACGTGAAGTACACCGGGAAAGTTGTCGGCCTGGATATGGGCACCGGCAGCGCCTTCTCGCTGCTGCCAGCGCAGAACGCCACCGGGAACTGGATCAAAGTGGTTCAGCGCCTGCCGGTTCGTATCGAGCTGGATGCCAAACAGGTTGAACAACATCCGCTGCGTATCGGCCTGTCCACGCTGGTAAACGTGGATACCAGCAACCGCGACGGGAGCGTACTGTCATCTCAGACCCGCACCACGCCGGTTTACGAGAGTAACGCGCGTGAGCTGAATCTAACGCCGGCTAACCAGCTTATTGACCAGATTATTCAGGCCAATGCGGGTTAA
- the emrB gene encoding multidrug efflux MFS transporter permease subunit EmrB: MAQQKPLEGAQLVIMTIALSLATFMQVLDSTIANVAIPTIAGNLGSSLSQGTWVITSFGVANAISIPITGWLAKRFGEVRLFLWSTVLFAIASWACGMSNSLTMLIFFRVIQGIVAGPLIPLSQSLLLSNYPPAKRSIALALWSMTVIVAPICGPILGGYISDNYHWGWIFFINVPIGIVVVLMSLQALRGRETRTEQRRIDGVGLALLVLGIGSLQIMLDRGKELDWFNSTEIIVLTVIAVVTISFLIVWELTDDNPIVDLSLFKSRNFTIGCLCISLAYMLYFGAIVLLPQLLQEVYGYTATWAGLASAPVGVIPVLLSPIIGRFAHKLDMRRLVTFSFIMYAVCFYWRAYTFEPGMDFAASAWPQFIQGFAVACFFMPLTTITLSGLPPERLAAASSLSNFTRTLAGSIGTSITTTLWTNRESLHHAQLTESVTPYNPNSVETYNQLQGLGMSHQQASGYIAQQITNQGLIISANEIFWFSAGVFILLLGLVWFAKPPFGAGGGGGGAH, translated from the coding sequence ATGGCACAACAAAAACCGCTAGAAGGCGCCCAGCTGGTCATTATGACCATCGCCCTGTCGCTGGCGACCTTTATGCAGGTGCTGGACTCCACCATCGCTAACGTGGCTATCCCGACGATTGCCGGTAACCTTGGCTCATCTCTGAGCCAGGGCACGTGGGTTATCACCTCGTTTGGGGTGGCGAACGCCATCTCCATCCCAATCACCGGCTGGCTGGCAAAACGCTTCGGGGAAGTGAGGCTGTTCCTGTGGTCGACCGTGCTGTTTGCTATCGCCTCCTGGGCGTGCGGCATGTCGAACAGCCTGACGATGCTGATCTTCTTCCGCGTTATCCAGGGGATCGTTGCCGGGCCGCTGATTCCGCTGTCGCAGAGCCTGCTGCTGAGCAACTATCCGCCCGCCAAGCGCAGCATTGCGCTGGCACTGTGGTCGATGACGGTGATCGTGGCGCCTATTTGCGGCCCGATTCTGGGCGGCTATATCAGCGACAACTATCACTGGGGCTGGATCTTCTTCATCAACGTGCCGATTGGTATCGTCGTGGTGCTGATGAGCCTGCAGGCCCTGCGAGGCCGCGAAACCCGAACCGAGCAGCGCCGTATTGACGGCGTGGGGCTTGCCTTGCTGGTACTTGGGATCGGTAGCCTGCAGATCATGCTCGACCGGGGTAAAGAGCTGGACTGGTTTAACTCGACGGAAATCATCGTATTGACGGTGATTGCGGTGGTCACCATCAGCTTCCTGATTGTCTGGGAGCTGACCGACGATAACCCGATAGTCGATCTGTCGCTGTTTAAGTCGCGAAACTTTACCATCGGCTGTCTGTGTATCAGTCTCGCCTACATGCTCTACTTCGGCGCGATTGTGCTGCTGCCGCAGCTATTACAGGAAGTATATGGCTATACCGCGACCTGGGCCGGGCTTGCGTCCGCGCCGGTGGGGGTCATCCCGGTGCTGCTATCGCCAATTATCGGCCGCTTCGCGCACAAGCTCGATATGCGCCGCCTGGTGACCTTCAGCTTCATTATGTATGCGGTGTGCTTCTACTGGCGCGCATATACCTTTGAGCCGGGCATGGACTTCGCCGCGTCGGCCTGGCCGCAGTTTATTCAGGGCTTTGCGGTGGCGTGCTTCTTCATGCCGCTGACCACGATTACCCTGTCTGGCCTGCCGCCGGAGCGCCTTGCCGCGGCGTCGAGCCTGTCGAACTTTACCCGTACTCTGGCGGGTTCGATTGGGACGTCGATAACCACCACGCTGTGGACGAACCGCGAGTCGCTGCACCATGCGCAGCTGACGGAGTCTGTCACGCCGTATAACCCGAACTCGGTTGAAACCTACAACCAGCTGCAGGGTTTAGGCATGTCGCACCAGCAGGCTTCCGGCTACATCGCCCAGCAGATCACCAACCAGGGGCTGATCATCTCCGCCAACGAGATTTTCTGGTTCTCGGCAGGGGTGTTTATTCTGCTGCTTGGCCTGGTGTGGTTTGCCAAACCGCCTTTCGGGGCGGGCGGTGGCGGCGGTGGCGCGCACTGA